The Bombus huntii isolate Logan2020A chromosome 11, iyBomHunt1.1, whole genome shotgun sequence genome includes a window with the following:
- the LOC126871089 gene encoding uncharacterized protein LOC126871089 yields the protein MDTIMWDTNLVVNIVKKILRCFEEWNTRSSYEKVKYSYIDVTLVKNDTMYYTIQITNYGQSINDVLSFSREIFWNFITTNTVFKNSVIATVCSQNEYSDSQETLDIYFVSNRLSLVHSKKNVNLINFLYQKAYLSFVIKDKLIFSDREKFTNIILNEIILLQQFNFHIKFMVHINQNMLYCNHITLDNHYRSCHVLAIALSNVIKHSSSIEFKENCFSMLNVENSHEVEAALMIKLIPLIHQNYSFSSINQSEEK from the exons ATGGATACCATTATGTGGGACACGAATTTAGTCGtaaatatcgttaaaaaa aTATTAAGATGTTTCGAAGAATGGAACACCAGGTCTTCATATGAGAAAGTGAAGTACAGTTATATAGATGTTACATTAGTGAAAAATGACACAATGTATTATACGATACAAATCACAAATTATGGGCAATCTATAAATGatgttttatcattttcacgtgaaatattTTGGAACTTCATTACCACAAACaccgtttttaaaaattcagTAATTGCTACAGTATGTAGTCAGAACGAATATAGCGACTCTCAGGAAACACTAGATATATATTTCGTGTCTAATCGTTTATCATTGGTGCATAGTAAGAAAAACGTAAATCTTATCAATTTCCTCTATCAGAAAGCCTACTTATCTTTTGTAATTAAG GATAAACTAATTTTTTCTGACAGAGAAAAATTCACGAATATTATATTgaacgaaataattttattacagcAATTCAATTTCCATATAAAGTTTATGGTTCATATTAACCAAAACATGTTATACTGTAATCATATTACACTTGATAACCATTATAGATCATGTCATGTGCTTGCTATTGCTCTATCAAACGTAATTAAACATAGTTCAAGTATTGAGTTTAAGGAAAATTGTTTTTCTATGTTAAACGTGGAAAATTCACACGAGGTAGAAGCAGCACTTATGATTAAATTAATACCGTTAATTCATCAAAATTATAGCTTTTCTAGCATTAATCAATCAGAGGAAAAATAA